The following are from one region of the Microbacterium sp. cx-55 genome:
- the hisD gene encoding histidinol dehydrogenase, giving the protein MLRTIDLRGRTLSAAELLAAVPRAGVARDTALTTAAEIVRDVALRGEAAVREQAERFDGVSGHAIRVPSVYLDEALDTLDAGVRAALEEAITRVRAASAAQVPPAVVTELAPGARITQRWQPVRRVGVYVPGGKAVYPSSVIMNVVPAQVAGVDVVALASPPQRDQDGRIHPTILAAARLLGIDEVYAMGGAGAIGAFAYGIDALGLDPVDVVTGPGNNFVAAAKRAVAGVVGTDSEAGASEILIVADETADAGIVAADLISQAEHDEQASSVLVTTSPELADAVRVELAARVARTRHSVRVTAAFDGPQSAIVLVDDLAQATAFSNAYAPEHLELHLADPRPETFVNAGAVFVGDQTPVSLGDYLAGSNHVLPTGGQARYAPGLSAATFLRPQQVIEYDRAALAEVRDAIVTLAQAEALPAHGEAVDARFES; this is encoded by the coding sequence ATGCTCCGCACCATCGATCTCCGCGGCCGCACGCTCTCTGCGGCCGAGCTGCTGGCCGCCGTTCCGCGGGCCGGCGTCGCCCGCGACACCGCTCTCACGACCGCTGCCGAGATCGTCCGTGATGTCGCGCTTCGCGGCGAGGCCGCCGTACGCGAGCAGGCCGAGCGATTCGACGGTGTGTCGGGTCACGCGATCCGCGTTCCGAGCGTCTATCTCGATGAGGCACTCGACACACTGGATGCCGGTGTCCGTGCGGCGCTCGAAGAAGCGATCACCCGCGTGCGTGCCGCATCCGCCGCCCAGGTACCACCCGCGGTCGTGACCGAGCTCGCCCCCGGTGCCCGCATCACTCAACGCTGGCAGCCGGTGCGCCGCGTCGGGGTATACGTGCCGGGTGGCAAAGCGGTCTACCCGTCGAGCGTGATCATGAACGTCGTGCCCGCCCAGGTGGCGGGCGTCGACGTCGTCGCGCTCGCCTCGCCGCCGCAGCGCGACCAGGACGGTCGCATCCACCCGACGATCCTGGCCGCGGCGCGTCTCCTCGGCATCGACGAGGTCTACGCCATGGGCGGCGCGGGGGCCATCGGTGCCTTCGCCTACGGGATCGATGCGCTCGGCCTCGATCCGGTCGACGTCGTCACGGGCCCCGGCAACAACTTCGTCGCGGCCGCCAAACGGGCCGTCGCCGGTGTGGTCGGCACCGACTCGGAAGCAGGCGCGAGCGAGATCCTCATCGTCGCCGACGAGACCGCCGATGCGGGAATCGTCGCGGCCGACCTGATCAGTCAGGCCGAGCACGACGAGCAGGCGTCGTCCGTTCTCGTCACCACTTCGCCGGAGCTCGCCGACGCGGTGCGCGTCGAACTCGCGGCACGTGTCGCGCGGACGCGCCACTCGGTGCGCGTGACGGCCGCCTTCGACGGGCCGCAGTCGGCGATCGTGCTCGTCGACGACCTCGCGCAGGCGACGGCCTTCAGCAACGCCTACGCACCCGAGCACCTCGAACTTCATCTCGCCGATCCGCGGCCCGAGACTTTCGTGAACGCCGGCGCGGTGTTTGTCGGAGACCAGACGCCCGTGAGTCTCGGCGACTACCTCGCCGGCAGTAACCACGTGCTGCCGACCGGGGGACAGGCGCGGTACGCACCCGGATTGTCTGCCGCCACGTTCCTCCGTCCCCAGCAGGTCATCGAATACGACCGCGCGGCGCTGGCCGAGGTGCGCGACGCGATCGTGACTCTCGCCCAGGCGGAAGCGCTTCCCGCGCACGGCGAGGCCGTCGACGCCCGTTTCGAGAGTTAA
- the nrdR gene encoding transcriptional regulator NrdR gives MHCPFCRHPDSRVIDSRTSDDGLSIRRRRQCPECGGRFSTIETASLNVIKRSGVIEPFSREKVMSGVRKACQGRPVTDADLAFLAQRVEEAVRQTGSSQIDTNEIGLAILGPLRELDEVAFLRFASVYQAFDSLEDFEASISQLREDRARRLSAEPAD, from the coding sequence ATGCATTGCCCTTTCTGTCGCCATCCCGATTCCCGTGTCATCGATTCGCGCACGAGCGACGACGGTCTCAGCATCCGTCGTCGTCGTCAGTGCCCCGAATGCGGAGGGCGTTTCTCGACGATCGAGACCGCGAGCCTGAACGTCATCAAGCGTTCGGGGGTGATCGAGCCCTTCAGCCGCGAGAAGGTCATGTCGGGCGTGCGCAAAGCGTGTCAGGGGCGACCGGTCACCGACGCCGACCTGGCCTTCCTCGCGCAGCGCGTCGAAGAGGCCGTGCGGCAGACGGGTTCGTCGCAGATCGACACCAACGAGATCGGGCTGGCCATCCTCGGCCCGCTCCGCGAGCTGGATGAGGTCGCGTTCCTGCGCTTCGCGAGCGTCTACCAGGCCTTCGACTCGCTGGAGGACTTCGAAGCGTCGATCAGCCAGCTGCGGGAGGACCGCGCGCGGCGACTGTCGGCCGAGCCCGCGGACTGA
- a CDS encoding quinone-dependent dihydroorotate dehydrogenase produces MYPLMFRHVLSRMDPETAHHAAVLVIRMLAFPPFSWAARALTKPDPALRTRALGLEFASPFGVAAGFDKNGVAAAGLHSLGFGHVEVGTITAVPQEGNPRPRLFRLIPDRAVINRMGFNNDGAAAAVVRLQKLRRRSRRAVLGVNIGKSRVVDVADATDDYVRSTRLLAPLADYLVVNVSSPNTPGLRGLQAIETLRPLLEAVHAASGSTPLLVKFAPDLEDDEIRAVARLAVELGLAGVIATNTTISRAGLRTSDAVVEAAGAGGLSGAPLKGRALEALRLVRAVVPAEFCVISAGGVETSTDVQERLAAGATLVQGYTALLYRGPLWARQINRGLAAASARR; encoded by the coding sequence ATGTATCCGCTCATGTTCCGCCACGTCCTCTCCCGCATGGACCCGGAGACGGCTCACCACGCCGCCGTCCTCGTGATCCGGATGCTGGCATTCCCGCCGTTCTCCTGGGCGGCCCGCGCCCTCACGAAGCCCGACCCGGCGCTCCGCACCCGCGCCCTCGGGCTCGAGTTCGCGTCTCCGTTCGGTGTCGCGGCCGGGTTCGACAAGAACGGCGTCGCCGCCGCGGGGCTGCACTCCCTCGGGTTCGGCCACGTCGAGGTGGGCACCATCACGGCAGTCCCGCAGGAGGGAAATCCTCGCCCGCGACTGTTCCGCCTCATCCCAGACCGTGCGGTCATCAACCGGATGGGGTTCAACAACGACGGAGCGGCCGCTGCAGTCGTGCGGCTGCAGAAGCTCCGCCGCCGTTCCCGGCGCGCGGTGCTCGGCGTCAACATCGGCAAGAGCCGAGTCGTCGATGTGGCGGACGCGACCGACGACTACGTGCGGAGCACGCGACTGCTCGCGCCGCTCGCGGACTATCTCGTCGTCAACGTGTCGTCGCCCAACACGCCCGGGCTGCGGGGGCTGCAGGCGATCGAGACGCTTCGCCCGCTGCTGGAGGCGGTGCACGCGGCATCCGGATCCACTCCGCTCCTCGTGAAGTTCGCCCCCGACCTCGAGGACGATGAAATCCGAGCCGTCGCGCGTTTGGCCGTCGAGCTGGGGCTGGCCGGAGTCATCGCGACGAACACCACGATCTCCCGCGCGGGACTCCGCACCTCCGACGCCGTCGTCGAGGCCGCAGGCGCGGGCGGTCTCTCCGGGGCGCCGCTCAAGGGACGAGCCCTCGAGGCGCTCCGTCTGGTGCGAGCCGTCGTCCCGGCCGAGTTCTGCGTGATCTCCGCCGGCGGTGTCGAGACGAGCACCGACGTGCAGGAGCGACTCGCCGCCGGCGCGACGCTCGTGCAGGGGTACACGGCACTCCTCTACCGCGGCCCGCTCTGGGCGCGTCAGATCAACCGCGGCCTCGCCGCCGCATCCGCCCGGCGCTGA
- a CDS encoding DUF3043 domain-containing protein: MTADSAPLDAEPTSASGKGRPTPSRAEQEAARKRPLVADTKEAKARARAELAAQREKARIGRAAGDERYMQPRDKGPQRRFVRDYVDSRWHIAEMVMPVMVVVLLLMFVNIPFLQFYSYVLLWVFIVVAVLDMVLTSFRVKKATRAKFGEDRVERGLGWYGAMRTVQMRFMREPKAQVKRGQRPA; the protein is encoded by the coding sequence ATCACCGCTGACTCCGCTCCGCTCGACGCCGAGCCTACTTCCGCGAGCGGCAAGGGGCGCCCGACGCCCAGCCGCGCCGAGCAGGAAGCCGCACGCAAGCGTCCCCTGGTCGCCGACACCAAAGAGGCGAAGGCGCGCGCCCGCGCCGAGCTCGCTGCCCAGCGCGAGAAGGCGCGGATCGGTCGGGCCGCCGGCGACGAGCGCTACATGCAGCCGCGCGACAAGGGGCCGCAGCGGCGCTTCGTCCGTGACTACGTCGACTCGCGCTGGCACATCGCCGAGATGGTGATGCCCGTGATGGTCGTCGTGCTACTGCTGATGTTCGTCAACATCCCGTTCCTGCAGTTCTACTCGTACGTGCTGCTCTGGGTCTTTATCGTCGTCGCGGTGCTCGACATGGTGCTCACGTCGTTCCGCGTGAAGAAGGCGACCCGCGCCAAGTTCGGCGAGGACCGCGTCGAACGCGGGCTCGGCTGGTACGGCGCGATGCGCACGGTGCAGATGCGCTTCATGCGCGAGCCCAAGGCGCAGGTGAAGCGCGGCCAGCGCCCCGCCTGA
- a CDS encoding dipeptidase, whose product MTSETPRNSAVHDSVAAGIPTALADLGALVRIPSIAWPAFDQTALERSADAVAALATSTGVFDRVDVTRSRIPGTDEFGQPAVLATRAARNGRPTVLLYAHHDVQPTGDDDLWETPPFEPTVREGRLYGRGAADDKAGVMVHIAALRALKEIAGDDLSLGVALFIEGEEEYGSRSFGQFLSDNADALRSDVIVVADSGNWDAETPALTVSLRGNARFTLTVRTLDHASHSGMFGGAVPDAFMATVKLLATLWDDDGAVAVDGLLERDAETPPYDEATLRDEAGLPDGVSPVGRGSILSRIWNKPSITITGIDATSVEAASNTLAPEISVVISARVAPGQRAEQAYAAIETHLRAHAPFGAQLTFTDVDCGDPFLVDTSGWAVEAARAALSVGYGVDAVDVGIGGSIPFIADLIEQFPGAQILVTGIEDPHTRAHSPNESLHLATFRRAVLSEALLLENLDSRTI is encoded by the coding sequence ATGACCTCGGAGACACCCCGAAATTCCGCCGTGCATGATTCTGTCGCCGCCGGCATCCCCACCGCGCTGGCCGATCTCGGTGCGCTGGTGCGCATTCCCTCGATCGCCTGGCCGGCGTTCGATCAGACCGCCCTGGAGCGGAGCGCCGATGCGGTCGCCGCGCTGGCGACGAGTACGGGCGTGTTCGATCGGGTCGACGTCACGCGGTCTCGGATCCCGGGGACGGACGAGTTCGGGCAGCCCGCCGTGCTCGCGACGCGCGCCGCACGGAACGGGCGACCGACCGTGCTCCTCTACGCGCACCACGATGTGCAGCCGACCGGCGACGACGACCTGTGGGAGACCCCGCCTTTCGAACCGACCGTGCGGGAGGGCCGGCTCTACGGGCGCGGCGCCGCCGACGACAAAGCCGGCGTCATGGTGCACATCGCCGCGTTGCGCGCGCTGAAGGAGATCGCCGGCGACGACCTCTCCCTGGGCGTCGCCCTGTTCATCGAGGGCGAGGAGGAGTACGGGTCCCGTTCCTTCGGACAGTTCCTGAGCGACAACGCGGACGCCCTCCGCAGCGACGTCATCGTGGTGGCCGACTCGGGGAACTGGGATGCGGAGACCCCCGCGCTGACGGTCTCGCTCCGCGGCAACGCGCGATTCACGCTCACCGTGCGGACGCTGGATCACGCGTCGCACTCGGGCATGTTCGGGGGAGCGGTGCCGGATGCGTTCATGGCCACCGTGAAGCTGCTCGCGACCCTGTGGGACGACGACGGCGCGGTCGCTGTCGACGGGTTGCTCGAGCGGGACGCGGAAACGCCCCCGTACGACGAGGCCACGCTCCGCGACGAGGCGGGACTTCCCGACGGCGTGTCGCCGGTCGGGCGAGGTTCGATCCTCAGCCGGATCTGGAACAAGCCGTCGATCACCATCACCGGCATCGACGCGACGAGTGTGGAAGCGGCCTCCAACACGCTCGCTCCGGAGATATCCGTCGTGATCTCGGCGCGGGTCGCTCCGGGCCAGCGCGCCGAGCAGGCGTACGCGGCGATCGAGACGCACCTGCGCGCGCACGCGCCGTTCGGGGCGCAGCTCACGTTCACGGATGTGGACTGCGGTGACCCGTTCCTCGTCGACACCAGCGGATGGGCGGTCGAGGCAGCGCGTGCCGCGCTCAGCGTCGGTTACGGCGTAGACGCGGTCGACGTCGGCATCGGCGGGTCGATCCCGTTCATCGCCGACCTGATCGAGCAGTTTCCGGGCGCACAGATCCTGGTGACCGGCATCGAGGACCCGCACACGCGCGCGCACAGCCCGAACGAGTCGCTCCATCTCGCGACGTTCCGCCGCGCCGTGCTGTCCGAAGCGCTGCTGCTCGAGAACCTGGACTCGCGAACGATCTGA
- the erpA gene encoding iron-sulfur cluster insertion protein ErpA, translated as MTDTALSTDQATQPHGVALSDAAADKVKNLLEQEGRDDLRLRVAVQPGGCSGLIYQLYFDERYLDGDQTVDFGGVEVIVDDMSVPYLDGATIDFKDTISEQGFTIDNPNASGSCACGDSFH; from the coding sequence ATGACCGACACCGCACTGTCGACCGACCAGGCCACCCAGCCCCACGGTGTGGCGCTCAGCGATGCCGCCGCCGACAAGGTCAAGAACTTGCTCGAGCAGGAGGGCCGTGACGATCTGCGTCTGCGCGTCGCCGTCCAGCCCGGCGGATGCAGCGGCCTGATCTACCAGCTCTACTTCGACGAGCGTTACCTCGATGGCGACCAGACGGTCGATTTCGGTGGCGTCGAGGTCATCGTCGACGACATGAGCGTTCCGTACCTGGATGGCGCGACGATCGATTTCAAGGACACGATCTCCGAGCAGGGGTTCACGATCGACAACCCCAATGCTTCGGGCTCCTGCGCCTGCGGCGACAGTTTCCACTGA
- the ctaC gene encoding aa3-type cytochrome oxidase subunit II has product MPSKRRIRWAVLPLGIASAVILAGCSTSELHGFLPGFVEDGTPTTNRTDMVAGLWVNSWIVLLAVGIVTWGLMLWAMIAYRRRKGQTGLPVQLRYNMPIEIFYTVVPLILVVGFFAFTARDQTILETQYDDPDVSITAIGKQWAWDFQYGNDDTPSDEPVWSMGIQAQTDAAGNVDQAQLPTLYLPVDKSVKIQLESRDVIHSFWIVDFLYKKDMYIGRDNFWSFTPTREGTYAGKCAELCGEYHSAMLFNVKVVSEDEYEQYLDSLRDKGQTGDIQDAYDRLGNNPGTGGTNAEGDE; this is encoded by the coding sequence GTGCCCTCGAAACGTCGTATCCGCTGGGCCGTTCTCCCCTTGGGGATCGCGTCGGCTGTCATCCTCGCCGGATGCAGCACGTCCGAGCTGCACGGCTTCCTTCCCGGCTTCGTCGAGGACGGTACTCCCACCACGAACCGCACCGACATGGTCGCGGGTCTCTGGGTCAACTCCTGGATCGTGCTGCTCGCGGTCGGAATCGTCACCTGGGGCCTGATGCTCTGGGCGATGATCGCCTACCGCCGCCGCAAGGGTCAGACCGGGCTGCCCGTGCAGCTGCGTTACAACATGCCGATCGAGATCTTCTACACGGTCGTGCCGTTGATCCTGGTGGTCGGCTTCTTCGCCTTCACGGCGCGCGACCAGACGATCCTCGAGACCCAGTACGACGACCCCGACGTGTCGATCACGGCGATCGGCAAGCAGTGGGCCTGGGACTTCCAGTACGGCAACGACGACACCCCGAGCGACGAGCCGGTCTGGTCCATGGGTATCCAGGCCCAGACCGATGCCGCGGGCAACGTCGACCAGGCGCAGCTGCCGACCCTCTACCTCCCCGTCGACAAGAGCGTCAAGATCCAGCTCGAATCGCGCGATGTCATCCACTCCTTCTGGATCGTGGACTTCCTCTACAAGAAGGACATGTACATCGGGCGGGACAACTTCTGGTCCTTCACGCCGACCCGTGAGGGAACCTACGCCGGCAAGTGCGCCGAGCTCTGCGGCGAGTACCACTCCGCCATGCTCTTCAACGTGAAGGTCGTCAGCGAGGACGAGTACGAGCAGTACCTCGACTCCCTCCGCGACAAGGGGCAGACGGGCGACATCCAGGACGCCTACGACCGGCTCGGGAACAACCCGGGCACCGGCGGCACGAACGCCGAGGGAGACGAGTAA
- the ctaD gene encoding aa3-type cytochrome oxidase subunit I, producing MATTLPLQEKGSSRPTTLPPRQAALLSATRVEQKGNIIVKWITSTDHKTIGYMYLIASFLFFLLGGVMALIIRAELFEPGMQIVPTKEQYNQLFTMHGTIMLLMFATPLFAGFANAILPLQIGAPDVAFPRLNAFAFWLFLFGSTIAVAGFLTPAGAASFGWFAYQPLASASFTPGAGGNLWMLGLGISGFGTILGAVNFITTIITMRAPGMTMWRMPIFSWNTLVTSILVLLAFPILAAAIFAAAADRVLGAHIYDPQNGGVLLWQHLFWFFGHPEVYIIALPFFGIVSEIFPVFSRKPIFGYKTLIYATIAIAVLSVAVWAHHMYVTGGVLLPFFAFMTMLIAVPTGVKIFNWIGTLWRGSVTYETPMVFALGFLVTFVFGGLTGIILASPPLDFHLSDSYFVVAHFHYVVFGTVVFAMFAGFYFWWPKWTGKMLNERIGYIHFWTLFIGFHMTFLIQHWLGVDGMVRRYADYSAADGWTWQNQVSTIGSMILAASVIPFLFNVWITARKAPSVTVNDPWGYGASLEWATSCPPPRHNFTSIPRIRSERPAFDLNHPEAAVPVGVGPAKDAPDAPVVDTAEGEVK from the coding sequence ATGGCGACGACGCTTCCGCTCCAGGAGAAGGGCTCGTCCCGACCGACGACGCTGCCCCCTCGTCAGGCCGCCCTGCTCAGCGCCACGCGCGTCGAGCAGAAGGGCAACATCATCGTCAAGTGGATCACCTCCACTGACCACAAGACGATCGGGTACATGTACCTGATCGCGTCGTTCCTGTTCTTCCTGCTCGGCGGCGTGATGGCACTCATCATCCGTGCCGAGCTGTTCGAACCCGGGATGCAGATCGTTCCCACGAAAGAGCAGTACAACCAGCTCTTTACGATGCACGGCACGATCATGCTGCTCATGTTCGCGACGCCGCTGTTCGCCGGATTCGCCAACGCGATCCTTCCGCTGCAGATCGGTGCTCCCGACGTCGCGTTCCCGCGTCTGAACGCATTCGCCTTCTGGCTCTTCCTCTTCGGCTCGACCATCGCGGTCGCCGGCTTCCTGACCCCCGCGGGCGCGGCATCCTTCGGGTGGTTCGCGTATCAACCGTTGGCCAGTGCGTCGTTCACACCCGGCGCCGGAGGCAATCTCTGGATGCTGGGCCTCGGCATCAGCGGTTTCGGCACGATTCTCGGCGCGGTGAACTTCATCACCACGATCATCACGATGCGTGCCCCCGGCATGACCATGTGGCGGATGCCGATCTTCTCCTGGAACACGCTGGTCACCAGCATCCTGGTGCTGCTCGCGTTCCCGATCCTGGCCGCAGCGATCTTCGCGGCCGCCGCCGACCGCGTGCTCGGTGCGCACATCTACGACCCGCAGAACGGTGGCGTGCTCCTCTGGCAGCACCTGTTCTGGTTCTTCGGTCACCCCGAGGTCTACATCATCGCTCTGCCGTTCTTCGGCATCGTGTCGGAGATCTTCCCGGTGTTCAGCCGGAAGCCGATCTTCGGATACAAGACGCTGATCTACGCCACGATTGCCATCGCCGTGCTGTCGGTCGCCGTCTGGGCGCACCACATGTACGTCACGGGTGGGGTGCTGCTGCCGTTCTTCGCTTTCATGACGATGTTGATCGCGGTCCCCACGGGCGTGAAGATCTTCAACTGGATCGGCACCCTCTGGCGAGGCTCCGTGACGTATGAAACGCCGATGGTGTTCGCGCTCGGCTTCCTCGTGACCTTCGTCTTCGGTGGTTTGACCGGCATCATCCTGGCGTCGCCGCCGCTCGACTTCCACCTGTCGGACTCGTACTTCGTCGTCGCGCACTTCCACTACGTCGTCTTCGGTACCGTCGTGTTCGCGATGTTCGCCGGGTTCTACTTCTGGTGGCCCAAGTGGACCGGCAAGATGCTCAACGAGCGCATCGGCTACATCCACTTCTGGACGCTGTTCATCGGCTTCCACATGACCTTCCTCATCCAGCACTGGCTGGGCGTCGATGGCATGGTGCGTCGCTACGCGGACTACTCGGCCGCCGACGGCTGGACCTGGCAGAACCAGGTGTCGACCATCGGCTCGATGATCCTCGCCGCATCCGTGATCCCGTTCCTCTTCAACGTGTGGATCACGGCCCGGAAGGCCCCCTCCGTCACGGTCAACGACCCCTGGGGATACGGTGCATCGCTCGAGTGGGCGACGTCGTGCCCGCCGCCGCGTCACAACTTCACGTCCATCCCGCGCATCCGCAGCGAACGCCCCGCGTTCGATCTGAACCACCCCGAAGCGGCCGTGCCGGTCGGCGTGGGTCCGGCGAAGGATGCCCCCGATGCCCCGGTTGTCGACACGGCCGAGGGAGAGGTCAAGTAA
- the ctaF gene encoding aa3-type cytochrome oxidase subunit IV gives MRTNTTIWWILVGFFVFIDVVYIGWSVLAHPEIQPWYKAIEWVGSIALLFGALMAAMIGFYTQRVYMAQGGELPEDTLTADIDDGDPELGEFSPWSWWPIVLAASAAIAAIGLAVGTWMVPIGFAVFAIAIVGWVFEYYRGYFAR, from the coding sequence GTGCGCACGAACACCACGATCTGGTGGATCCTGGTCGGCTTCTTCGTCTTCATCGATGTCGTGTACATCGGATGGAGCGTGCTGGCGCATCCCGAGATTCAGCCCTGGTACAAGGCGATCGAGTGGGTGGGTTCGATCGCGCTGCTGTTCGGTGCGCTGATGGCCGCCATGATCGGCTTCTACACTCAGCGCGTCTACATGGCGCAGGGCGGGGAGCTTCCCGAGGACACCCTCACTGCCGACATCGACGATGGCGACCCGGAGCTCGGCGAGTTCAGCCCGTGGTCCTGGTGGCCCATCGTGCTCGCCGCCTCTGCCGCCATCGCCGCGATCGGCCTCGCGGTCGGTACGTGGATGGTGCCCATCGGATTCGCGGTCTTCGCCATTGCCATCGTCGGCTGGGTGTTCGAGTACTACCGCGGGTATTTCGCGCGCTGA
- a CDS encoding PP2C family protein-serine/threonine phosphatase: protein MSIRLNPAVVSDIGPHRASNQDAAFTASWGAAVADGVGGGPSGDLASAALVHRLVPGPMRITEPEELLARIREANWDLRAHVRRDPSLQGMATTFTGIFVTPDDRLLLAHTGDSRAYVLRHAQLLRQTRDDSYVQALVDSGLLAPEAAASHPRRNIITASLGGGEEDVVSVAEREAVVGDRWLLCSDGVSDYLDDEEIGLTLLRHRDVGSAAEALVALALDSGSRDNVTAVICDVVDGLADLHERAAFAGSAAERFQEQLDVIA from the coding sequence GTGTCGATCCGGTTGAATCCGGCCGTCGTCTCCGACATCGGCCCCCATCGTGCCTCCAATCAGGACGCAGCGTTCACCGCGTCCTGGGGAGCCGCGGTTGCCGACGGCGTCGGTGGCGGTCCGTCGGGCGACCTCGCCTCGGCCGCGCTCGTCCATCGGCTGGTGCCCGGCCCGATGCGGATCACCGAGCCGGAGGAGTTGCTCGCCCGCATCCGTGAGGCGAACTGGGACCTGCGCGCACACGTGCGCCGCGACCCCAGCCTGCAGGGAATGGCGACGACGTTCACCGGGATCTTCGTGACGCCCGATGACCGACTTCTCCTCGCGCACACGGGGGACTCGCGCGCCTACGTTCTGCGCCACGCCCAGCTGCTGCGGCAGACGCGCGACGACTCCTACGTGCAGGCGCTGGTCGACAGTGGGTTGCTCGCTCCGGAGGCTGCCGCATCCCACCCGCGTCGCAACATCATCACCGCGTCGCTCGGCGGCGGGGAAGAGGATGTCGTCTCCGTCGCAGAGCGGGAGGCCGTGGTGGGGGATCGCTGGCTGCTGTGCAGCGATGGAGTGAGCGACTACCTCGATGATGAAGAGATCGGGCTCACGCTCCTCCGTCACCGCGACGTCGGGTCCGCCGCTGAGGCGCTTGTCGCCCTGGCTCTCGACAGTGGCTCTCGCGACAACGTGACCGCGGTCATCTGCGACGTGGTCGACGGCCTTGCCGATCTGCACGAACGAGCCGCGTTCGCCGGTTCGGCCGCGGAGCGGTTCCAGGAGCAGCTCGACGTCATCGCCTGA
- a CDS encoding rhodanese-like domain-containing protein — translation MTDALDFFSTKLTHETDPSDVYAAQKNGEHVVLIDVRGDEAWAQGRVAGAIHMPYRQIAERAPVEIPAGTAVVVYCWSPGCNAGAKGAREFALLGYPVREMIGGFEYWAREGQPTENDRGELPRTFDPLVMVVRDKA, via the coding sequence ATGACCGACGCCCTCGACTTCTTCTCGACGAAACTCACCCACGAGACCGACCCCTCCGACGTGTACGCGGCTCAGAAGAACGGTGAGCATGTCGTGCTCATCGACGTACGCGGCGATGAGGCGTGGGCTCAGGGTCGAGTCGCCGGTGCCATACACATGCCGTATCGGCAGATCGCGGAGCGGGCGCCCGTCGAGATCCCCGCCGGTACCGCCGTGGTCGTCTACTGCTGGAGCCCGGGATGCAACGCCGGCGCGAAGGGCGCCCGCGAGTTCGCACTCCTGGGCTACCCGGTGCGCGAGATGATCGGAGGGTTCGAGTACTGGGCGCGCGAGGGCCAGCCCACCGAGAACGACCGGGGAGAACTCCCACGCACCTTCGACCCGCTCGTCATGGTCGTGCGGGACAAGGCCTGA